A window of the Methyloprofundus sp. genome harbors these coding sequences:
- a CDS encoding type VI secretion system protein ImpK produces the protein MTADDPFFAPQSDDRTIIRPVPGGKRSDIQRPVSNNAPAVAATAKNVQNLPRLGRLNALEKAASGLLALLTQINASQSQSNPDELKNKITHEIQQFQQTAQAEGVDPQTISNARYVICTVLDEAVLNTPWGHDSNWTQQSLLSLFHKEVSGGDRFFQLLKTLAQNPAQNKQLLQLMYLCLSLGFQGRYRIVDGGKRKLADIREWLFQVLQQEQGAIDAELSPHWEGVTDQKSPLAELVPIWVFGVVAAGLLAIIFSAFLYQLNQNSDPVFKQVFAIKPPVAEVAQPEYEPLYTPVQEVTLSMLLADEIAQNELKVVELIQRSTITISGDNLFSSGSTTVKQSLNPLLYKIAETLNQLTGEVLVTGHSDNVPIRSARYPSNWHLSKARADAVANIIKQNLVDPSRILVEGRSDLDPIASNKTRAGRAKNRRVEITLLK, from the coding sequence ATGACTGCAGATGATCCTTTTTTTGCACCTCAATCTGACGATCGCACCATTATTCGCCCCGTCCCTGGAGGGAAGCGTTCAGATATTCAACGGCCTGTTTCGAATAATGCGCCTGCCGTAGCCGCAACGGCTAAAAATGTACAAAACTTGCCGAGACTAGGCCGGTTAAACGCATTAGAAAAAGCTGCATCAGGATTATTGGCATTATTAACGCAAATTAATGCTTCGCAGAGCCAGTCAAACCCTGATGAACTAAAAAATAAAATCACCCATGAAATTCAACAGTTTCAGCAAACTGCGCAGGCGGAAGGTGTTGACCCACAAACTATTTCTAACGCGCGCTATGTTATTTGTACGGTGCTGGATGAGGCGGTACTCAATACACCTTGGGGGCATGATAGTAACTGGACGCAGCAAAGCTTATTAAGTCTGTTTCATAAAGAAGTTTCTGGAGGAGATCGTTTTTTTCAGTTACTGAAAACATTAGCGCAAAATCCAGCACAAAATAAACAGCTACTACAATTAATGTATCTTTGTTTGTCCCTAGGGTTTCAAGGTAGGTATCGGATTGTTGACGGTGGCAAACGGAAGTTAGCAGATATTCGTGAATGGTTGTTTCAGGTTTTGCAGCAGGAACAAGGGGCTATTGATGCAGAGTTGTCACCACATTGGGAAGGCGTTACTGACCAGAAAAGTCCCTTAGCCGAGTTAGTGCCTATTTGGGTTTTTGGTGTTGTTGCTGCAGGGTTACTAGCCATCATATTCAGTGCTTTTTTATATCAGTTGAATCAAAATTCTGATCCAGTGTTTAAACAAGTATTTGCCATCAAGCCGCCTGTTGCTGAAGTTGCTCAGCCTGAATATGAGCCACTTTATACACCTGTACAAGAAGTGACACTTTCTATGTTGCTTGCTGATGAAATTGCACAAAATGAACTTAAAGTTGTGGAGTTGATACAGCGCAGTACCATTACTATTAGCGGTGATAACCTATTTAGTTCGGGCAGTACTACTGTTAAGCAGTCGCTTAACCCATTGTTATATAAAATTGCAGAAACATTAAACCAGCTAACTGGCGAGGTTTTAGTGACAGGGCATTCTGATAATGTTCCCATTAGAAGTGCTCGTTACCCATCAAATTGGCATTTATCCAAGGCTAGAGCTGATGCAGTAGCAAATATCATTAAACAAAACTTAGTTGATCCGAGCAGGATATTGGTGGAAGGGCGTTCTGATCTGGATCCAATTGCCTCCAATAAAACACGTGCAGGACGAGCAAAAAATCGTCGAGTGGAAATTACTCTGTTGAAATAG
- a CDS encoding type VI secretion system protein ImpJ → MSWNNKVIWTEGMFLQPLHFQQQDRNVQNWVESRCAGLQSYSWGITQIEVDQQLLAIGKFGLISCQGIFPDGTPFSIPEQHPVPAPLDILTATKEEVIFLALPVQRRAGKEISWDSDTDELSRYRLQEIELSDVHSQAEQNKAVVQSGELWTRLHFASKNQDAFITLPIAKVAELKADKQVILDSKFVPSVLHCGAAKQLTAYIKEVSGIIHHRGEALAQRLGSPGAGGVAEITDFLLLQILNRYQPLFNHFAELNQLHPERLYSTLLQMAGELATITEESHRPVSFPTYQHEQLQLCFEPVLAAIRTALSWVAEARAIPIPLEEHPRQIRTATIPDRELLQSAEFVLAVGADVAADKLREHIPRKTTVATVEKLRDLVMAQVPGIKLLAIPQAPRQIPFHKGMVYFELDRSHALWKDLQESGTIAMHFSGEYPGLELEFWAIRG, encoded by the coding sequence ATGTCATGGAATAATAAAGTTATCTGGACTGAAGGTATGTTTTTGCAGCCTTTGCACTTTCAGCAACAAGACCGTAATGTGCAAAATTGGGTTGAATCCCGCTGTGCCGGCTTACAAAGCTATTCTTGGGGAATTACCCAGATAGAAGTAGACCAGCAGTTGTTGGCAATAGGAAAGTTTGGGCTGATTAGCTGTCAGGGAATATTCCCCGATGGAACACCTTTTAGTATTCCTGAACAACATCCAGTACCTGCTCCTCTGGATATATTGACAGCAACGAAAGAGGAAGTGATTTTTTTGGCTTTACCAGTGCAGCGGCGGGCGGGCAAAGAAATTTCATGGGATAGTGATACTGATGAGTTAAGCCGCTATCGGTTGCAGGAAATAGAGCTTAGTGATGTACATTCGCAAGCAGAGCAAAATAAGGCGGTAGTACAAAGTGGTGAGTTATGGACACGGCTACATTTTGCAAGTAAAAATCAGGATGCTTTTATTACCCTGCCAATTGCAAAAGTGGCTGAACTAAAAGCTGATAAACAAGTTATTTTAGATAGTAAGTTTGTTCCTAGTGTTTTGCATTGTGGTGCTGCTAAACAATTAACCGCGTATATTAAAGAAGTTTCGGGCATTATCCATCATCGTGGTGAGGCACTGGCACAGCGGCTAGGGAGTCCTGGTGCAGGGGGTGTTGCCGAGATAACTGATTTTTTGTTATTGCAAATATTGAATCGTTACCAACCACTGTTTAATCATTTTGCAGAATTAAACCAGCTTCATCCAGAGCGTTTGTATAGCACTCTGTTGCAGATGGCGGGTGAATTAGCAACTATAACGGAAGAAAGTCATCGCCCTGTTAGTTTTCCTACTTATCAGCACGAACAATTACAGCTTTGCTTTGAGCCTGTCTTGGCAGCAATTCGTACTGCATTAAGCTGGGTTGCTGAAGCTAGAGCTATCCCCATTCCTTTAGAAGAACACCCCCGCCAAATTCGTACCGCAACCATTCCAGATCGAGAATTACTGCAATCAGCAGAGTTTGTCTTGGCGGTTGGTGCTGATGTCGCGGCGGATAAGTTACGTGAGCATATTCCACGAAAAACAACGGTTGCGACTGTTGAAAAATTACGAGATTTGGTGATGGCGCAAGTGCCGGGTATTAAGTTACTGGCAATACCGCAAGCACCAAGACAAATCCCTTTCCATAAAGGCATGGTTTATTTTGAGTTGGACAGGAGTCATGCGCTATGGAAAGACTTGCAGGAAAGTGGCACGATTGCCATGCATTTTTCTGGAGAATATCCAGGGCTGGAATTAGAGTTTTGGGCTATTAGAGGATAA
- a CDS encoding type VI secretion system protein VasD, with protein sequence MHIIKRGLILLSLLVLGCSASTEKPVDTEPLAITTQVAVSAMVNPDINNRASPIVVRIYELQSLGKYTESDFSELFEKYESILGAELIRSEQYHLNPGDNRILKEDLAAGTEFIAVVAAYRDLNQAIWRDATVIPADKTTKLFVFVDKLGISIWKK encoded by the coding sequence ATGCATATTATTAAACGAGGATTAATATTACTCTCATTACTGGTGTTGGGCTGTAGTGCTTCGACAGAAAAACCGGTTGATACAGAACCGCTAGCAATTACTACCCAAGTTGCGGTATCAGCAATGGTTAATCCTGATATTAATAATAGGGCATCTCCGATAGTTGTCCGTATTTATGAGTTGCAGAGTTTAGGCAAATATACTGAGTCTGATTTCTCTGAGCTCTTTGAAAAGTATGAGTCGATATTAGGTGCTGAATTAATACGTTCTGAGCAGTATCATTTAAACCCTGGGGATAATCGTATTTTGAAGGAGGACTTGGCTGCGGGCACGGAATTTATTGCAGTCGTGGCAGCTTATCGAGATCTTAATCAAGCTATCTGGCGAGATGCCACTGTTATACCTGCTGATAAAACAACAAAATTATTTGTTTTTGTTGATAAACTCGGTATTAGCATCTGGAAAAAATAG
- a CDS encoding type VI secretion system protein — protein MKLILRVISQAGNELESITLQQESATIGRNAGNTLVLDDPKRYISGHHAFIDYRESSYFVTDASTNGVLVNDAAEAIGNGNSVKLRDGDRLHIGQYTIVVSLAEVAPDILSDSVVSNDEALANDPFANISIAPVVGSNSFDATDFPIAGQGEDPFDIPGLASDDTAKKAGMSTVPADDIFADDWFTKSNTESSSAKELFTDDFFDEPQHSEEPVAESKPSKSEPRPGAEVFTQPQPAELTEDPFPDHFFSTEQPSEEVNETQLNKPKKIELDKQVEHRMEASAQAEPESADTEAITQLNGVSSPEIEVKPIESSEPKQPDISKDAQALMIDYFLRGAGLENAGISDELTPEKFFIIGNILRASVQGTMDVLGGRAKIKNEMHLDVTMIRAVQNNPVKFSVGAEEAIRKMLVPQDKGYLPAEEAIEEVFDDIRAHQFSVIAGMQTALLEVLKRFDPEKLEHRLQKQSPIAASIPIHKQAKLWRLFATLYDDIESEATDNFYHLFGQAFAESYEEQIIKLKNSKRNTPL, from the coding sequence ATGAAGTTAATATTGCGAGTTATCTCGCAGGCAGGAAATGAGCTAGAAAGCATTACTCTCCAACAAGAGTCGGCTACTATTGGGCGTAATGCAGGGAATACCTTAGTGTTGGATGACCCTAAAAGATATATTTCAGGTCATCATGCATTTATTGACTATCGAGAGTCGAGTTATTTTGTGACGGATGCGAGTACGAATGGTGTTCTCGTTAACGATGCAGCAGAGGCTATTGGTAATGGCAATAGCGTTAAATTGCGCGATGGCGACCGACTGCATATTGGCCAGTATACGATTGTTGTTAGCTTGGCTGAAGTTGCGCCTGATATATTAAGTGATTCAGTTGTGAGTAATGATGAAGCATTAGCTAATGACCCTTTTGCTAATATAAGTATAGCGCCTGTTGTTGGCAGTAACTCATTTGATGCAACTGATTTTCCTATTGCAGGTCAAGGGGAGGATCCTTTTGATATTCCTGGCTTAGCCTCTGATGATACCGCAAAAAAAGCTGGTATGAGCACGGTACCAGCAGATGATATTTTCGCTGATGATTGGTTTACCAAGAGTAACACTGAGAGCAGTAGTGCGAAAGAGTTGTTTACCGATGACTTTTTTGATGAACCGCAACATTCGGAAGAGCCTGTTGCCGAATCAAAGCCCAGCAAGTCTGAGCCGAGACCAGGTGCAGAGGTATTTACTCAGCCGCAGCCTGCCGAATTAACTGAAGACCCGTTCCCTGACCATTTTTTCTCTACCGAACAGCCTAGTGAGGAAGTGAATGAAACACAGCTTAATAAACCTAAAAAAATTGAGCTTGATAAACAAGTCGAGCACCGTATGGAGGCATCAGCACAAGCTGAACCAGAGTCTGCTGATACTGAAGCTATAACACAGCTTAATGGCGTTAGCTCGCCTGAAATAGAAGTTAAACCGATAGAAAGTTCTGAACCAAAACAGCCAGATATATCTAAAGATGCTCAAGCTTTAATGATAGATTATTTTTTGCGTGGTGCAGGGTTAGAAAATGCAGGCATTAGTGATGAGCTTACCCCTGAAAAATTTTTTATTATCGGCAATATCTTACGTGCATCAGTTCAGGGAACTATGGATGTATTAGGAGGCCGGGCTAAAATAAAAAATGAAATGCACTTGGATGTTACCATGATTAGGGCGGTACAAAACAATCCTGTTAAATTTTCTGTCGGCGCAGAAGAGGCGATTCGCAAGATGTTGGTACCCCAAGATAAAGGCTATTTGCCTGCCGAGGAAGCAATAGAAGAAGTATTTGATGATATTCGTGCGCATCAGTTCTCTGTTATTGCAGGGATGCAAACGGCATTACTTGAAGTTTTGAAACGGTTCGACCCTGAAAAGCTAGAGCATCGTTTACAAAAGCAAAGTCCTATAGCTGCGAGTATACCGATTCATAAGCAAGCAAAGTTATGGCGTTTGTTTGCAACGCTCTATGATGATATAGAAAGTGAAGCAACTGACAATTTTTATCATTTGTTTGGGCAGGCTTTTGCTGAGTCATATGAAGAACAAATTATTAAATTAAAGAATTCTAAAAGAAATACGCCACTTTAA
- a CDS encoding non-specific serine/threonine protein kinase codes for MKSSDSWQKIKSDFSQLIHSFKEGSSTADSIIKQLNLLLSENDLDITAQQELQKLILVAKLPQELSNLLVSKIGEQKTLVMQRNTPAPPPPQDKKNEDPSLGQIPSTHSSSLLNSLSKNDEKIGSRVIKPGLIIRDTYCLEAKVGKGGMGEVWKALDLIQDAGDAKDKFVAIKLINQEIKSHPDALKALVREFARYKKLIHTNIVKAYELNHDHNDIFIAMEYLEGAELKAFIKQHPNGIPLKQAQPIIKSMCDALEYAHTEGIIHLDFKPGNVFYNPKTHICKVIDFGIARLSDPEERDKTRFDPGSLGAITTAYASCDMHLQADPCPKDDVYSLACVIYELLSGHHPFNRTDALIAERKKMQAASIPGLSKDEMQALLHGLRFRAADRTSSAKQLYTELFSPGQLAKQKRNQLYIFGPILLVALTAVPFFLYKGYEHWQLTQLSADITQLTPVGTANFQQLSPNEQKELLQDNPAHHLALVQYAASKQDTLLEINKFDSKIQQILFTNRKVRAFLLSHYRNKIEQAINADNFQIAQLLAEQILKKYPDSSQLMKISANIDVQKNHRLTTLQQEYQQCLADKSQNLIELFPCLQQAQALIEKIATAEALSSLPNITERYHQEISDAITIKELSLAEELIANWHSLDNAEITVRAQLEQQLAYTNKIENLVLQVNSASAAGLNELIALLANQDPDIQQAVLANTEARQYLISFYQELITDNLAKHDFIAAKNLTTTGLNLFAKGSEEYKNLSQLTKKINKERALYLANQKQLYLKQLVQKHPDIAIIQAIQKNIAAIAPNNPLAQLPKLLESYSKKIDVAIMDLQFDLADQLLIDWKTLKSADADTEIFIQLSAKNQQKSQEFAHIRKASALLQEAINSQQITQIVARLTELKVQFPEAKQRDTILLSNKELLFNFYREYINATVQQNDFETANQALQQIQAVFPNDKQIGAITKSIHKAQNLYINKLLQQSRLAINADILKGAAIFTPLLSIQASDKLYFKNNPKIFQEIEQKLISTINTEGSLPQLQSVINHWDSFIQSEHTPIKSKKQYNTAKNKIAIRCLLNGRKLKKQDKPQEANKFFMYGLSLEPINSIKNALEKELL; via the coding sequence ATGAAAAGCTCCGACTCTTGGCAGAAAATAAAGTCTGACTTTTCTCAGCTTATACACTCTTTTAAGGAAGGGTCATCTACAGCTGACAGCATCATAAAGCAACTAAATCTATTGCTATCAGAAAATGATTTAGATATTACAGCACAACAAGAATTACAAAAACTAATTCTTGTTGCTAAATTACCGCAAGAATTAAGTAATTTATTAGTCAGTAAAATTGGCGAGCAAAAAACACTGGTCATGCAACGTAACACGCCTGCCCCCCCTCCCCCTCAGGACAAGAAAAACGAAGACCCCAGCCTAGGGCAGATCCCCTCAACTCACTCTTCATCATTATTGAACAGTCTTTCCAAAAATGATGAAAAAATAGGGTCACGTGTTATTAAGCCTGGACTCATTATTCGTGACACCTATTGCTTAGAAGCAAAAGTTGGTAAGGGCGGCATGGGCGAAGTATGGAAAGCACTTGACCTCATCCAGGATGCAGGTGATGCCAAAGATAAATTTGTCGCAATCAAACTGATCAACCAAGAAATTAAAAGTCACCCGGATGCTCTAAAAGCACTCGTTAGAGAATTTGCCCGTTACAAGAAACTAATTCATACAAATATCGTCAAGGCTTATGAGCTAAACCATGACCATAATGATATTTTTATTGCTATGGAATATTTAGAGGGTGCAGAACTCAAAGCCTTTATTAAACAACATCCAAATGGTATACCACTCAAGCAAGCACAACCGATTATAAAAAGCATGTGCGATGCCTTAGAATACGCGCATACTGAAGGCATCATCCATCTTGATTTTAAACCAGGTAATGTTTTTTACAACCCTAAAACTCACATCTGCAAAGTAATCGACTTTGGTATTGCTCGCCTTTCCGATCCCGAAGAGCGCGATAAAACACGTTTTGACCCTGGCAGTCTAGGTGCGATCACCACCGCTTATGCAAGCTGCGACATGCATTTACAGGCTGACCCATGCCCTAAAGATGATGTCTACAGTCTTGCCTGTGTTATTTATGAACTATTATCTGGCCACCATCCTTTTAACAGGACTGATGCACTCATTGCTGAGCGTAAAAAAATGCAAGCAGCCTCTATACCAGGCTTAAGTAAAGATGAAATGCAAGCCCTTTTACACGGGCTCCGTTTTCGTGCAGCGGACAGAACCAGTAGTGCCAAACAACTTTATACTGAACTGTTTTCTCCTGGGCAGCTTGCCAAACAAAAACGCAATCAACTGTACATTTTCGGACCTATACTTTTAGTCGCACTAACGGCTGTGCCTTTTTTCCTATACAAAGGCTATGAGCACTGGCAACTAACACAACTCAGTGCAGATATTACTCAATTAACACCAGTAGGAACAGCAAACTTCCAACAACTTTCGCCTAATGAGCAAAAAGAGCTTTTACAAGATAATCCTGCACACCACTTAGCATTAGTCCAATACGCAGCCTCCAAGCAAGACACGTTACTTGAAATTAATAAATTTGATAGCAAAATTCAACAGATATTATTTACTAATAGAAAAGTAAGGGCATTCCTCCTGAGCCATTATCGCAATAAAATTGAACAAGCAATTAATGCCGATAATTTTCAAATTGCACAACTGTTGGCAGAGCAAATACTAAAAAAATACCCAGATTCTTCACAGCTCATGAAAATATCTGCCAATATTGATGTGCAAAAAAACCATAGGCTAACAACCTTACAGCAAGAGTATCAACAATGCCTGGCAGATAAGTCACAAAATTTAATCGAACTATTCCCTTGCCTACAACAAGCTCAAGCACTTATTGAAAAAATTGCGACTGCTGAGGCATTATCCTCTTTACCTAATATCACTGAGCGCTATCACCAAGAAATAAGTGATGCAATTACTATTAAAGAGTTAAGCTTAGCTGAAGAGCTTATTGCTAACTGGCACTCTTTAGACAATGCAGAAATAACAGTGCGAGCTCAGCTCGAGCAGCAATTAGCCTACACAAATAAAATTGAAAATTTAGTCTTGCAAGTTAATTCTGCTAGTGCTGCGGGGCTCAATGAACTAATCGCATTATTAGCAAATCAAGACCCTGATATTCAGCAAGCCGTACTCGCAAATACAGAAGCTAGACAGTATTTAATTTCTTTTTATCAAGAGCTTATTACTGACAACCTAGCCAAACACGACTTTATTGCAGCAAAAAACCTGACTACAACAGGCTTAAACTTATTCGCTAAAGGCTCAGAGGAATACAAAAACCTTAGCCAATTAACAAAGAAAATTAATAAGGAAAGAGCGCTTTATTTGGCAAACCAAAAACAACTCTACCTAAAGCAGCTTGTACAAAAACACCCTGATATTGCCATTATTCAAGCTATTCAAAAAAATATCGCTGCAATTGCCCCCAATAACCCATTAGCACAACTGCCTAAATTATTGGAAAGTTATAGTAAAAAGATTGATGTCGCTATTATGGATCTGCAATTTGATTTAGCAGATCAACTACTCATTGACTGGAAAACATTAAAATCAGCAGATGCTGATACAGAAATATTTATCCAATTATCAGCAAAAAATCAGCAAAAATCACAAGAATTTGCGCATATTCGCAAAGCATCCGCCCTTTTACAGGAAGCAATTAATAGCCAGCAGATAACACAAATTGTCGCAAGGCTTACTGAACTAAAAGTACAGTTCCCTGAAGCAAAACAACGGGATACAATCCTACTTTCCAATAAAGAATTACTGTTTAATTTTTACCGAGAATATATAAACGCAACTGTGCAACAAAATGACTTTGAGACTGCCAATCAAGCACTGCAACAAATACAAGCAGTATTCCCTAATGACAAACAAATAGGGGCTATTACAAAAAGCATTCATAAAGCTCAAAATTTATATATCAACAAGCTTCTACAACAATCTCGTCTAGCAATCAATGCTGACATCTTAAAAGGTGCAGCTATTTTCACTCCATTATTGAGCATTCAGGCAAGCGATAAACTTTATTTTAAAAATAACCCGAAAATATTTCAGGAAATAGAGCAAAAACTAATATCCACCATTAACACTGAAGGCTCATTGCCTCAATTACAAAGTGTTATAAATCACTGGGATAGCTTTATTCAGTCTGAACATACTCCTATTAAAAGCAAAAAGCAGTACAATACGGCTAAAAACAAAATTGCTATACGTTGCTTACTCAATGGTCGTAAATTAAAAAAACAAGACAAGCCCCAAGAGGCCAATAAATTTTTTATGTACGGCTTATCATTAGAACCGATTAACTCCATAAAAAACGCTTTGGAAAAAGAGCTTTTATAA